AAAGTTTTAAAGTTTGCCGCATCGGAGTGTCAGAAAGTAAAGGTCAAAAACGAAAATGTTGCGGTGCAGAGATCACACTTTTGCAAATTTCCAGCCAAGTTTTTGTTAATTAAGCCCTTGTTGATGAAGTAAGCATGAAGCACAATTCATTCATCGTCTTTTGAATTTGTTTTACAGTTCTTCATTGGCCTATCTTACATATATATCAACCCCCATAAGACCAGCAGTCTATTTTTCGTAATCCTTCACCGATGGGCCAATGTACCAAAAGTTATATGGCTTGTCCAAAAAACGTGAATTTTATGGTATTATCCCGAATTTTGTCTGCTCTTAGTTTGGTTGTGTTGGTGGCAAATGCAAGCGTTGGAAGTGCATCTGCCGCTGTTGTCGAAACAAGTCGTTCAGTTGAAAGATTGGTAATGGAAATGCCCGGCCCTAAACCGATGCCGATCTCTCGTGCCAAGGCCATGCTTCGTGCAATGCCTGATAAATGGCGCGGCGTTCCGTATCGCTTTGGGGGAACTTCCCGGCGTGGCATAGACTGCTCGGCTTTCGTACAACAAGTGGTGCAAGATGTTTTTGACGTTGCAGTCCCACGCAATACAAGTGGACAATCAGGAGCAGGTGAACGTGTTTCCAGAAGCCAACTACAACCCGGCGATCTGATTCTTTTTTCCTCCCGCTACAGCAGCAGTGGCCGCCATGTGGGTATTTATGTGGGCGATAACGAATTCCTTCACATTTCTTCCACCCGCAACCGTGTGGTTATTGCCAACTTAGACAGCTACGGCAATTCTCCCGGCCTTCGTTTTTCACAAGCACGCCGCGTGGTGAAACTGGATGCCGATGAACCTAACTTTGAATTGCCAGAAGATACCAACCCATTCACACTCCCGATGATTGCTACCAAAACCATGCAACGGGTCGTGCTCGCAGGAAATAC
Above is a genomic segment from Rhodothermia bacterium containing:
- a CDS encoding C40 family peptidase gives rise to the protein MVLSRILSALSLVVLVANASVGSASAAVVETSRSVERLVMEMPGPKPMPISRAKAMLRAMPDKWRGVPYRFGGTSRRGIDCSAFVQQVVQDVFDVAVPRNTSGQSGAGERVSRSQLQPGDLILFSSRYSSSGRHVGIYVGDNEFLHISSTRNRVVIANLDSYGNSPGLRFSQARRVVKLDADEPNFELPEDTNPFTLPMIATKTMQRVVLAGNTAF